GCATAGAAGCGCATATTGTTTTCATACAGCATCGATTCATCAAAATTATTAATCCCTAGAAAAACAACAGGTAAATGAGGAAATAAATGATCATGATAATGCGTCACGAAATCGAGCGCATTGTTATCAGCGGCGATAATAATATCAAAATGCCGTCCTTTAAACTGCTCTTCATACAGATGATACAATTTCTCAAAATATTGCATATTATTGACTTTCTTCGTATCCATATAAACTGTCGTCAAAGAGTAGTGTCGGTCATCTCCAAATTTATTTTCAATCACTTTAGAGATATCATCACTCCATTTATAACCTCGGTGATACGATTGAATCAATAAAATATCTTTGACTTGTGCCTGAGCAAAAAGTTTCAATGACACCAAGATAAAACACCATAAGAATATTTGAGATGCGCGCATCCATCCTCCTATAAAACAATGAGAATATTATAGCGTATTGACTCTGCCACCAAAATGGTTATAGTGTTTCACTATAGTAACTATCAGGTAGGATATACTATAATATTTTAAAAAAATAAAGGTTAAAAATGATAAAAATATTGGTAAAAATTGTTGGATTAGTGACACTAGCAACGTTTCTTTTTGTCGGATGTAATGATGAGAAGACAACCGTCACTACCGTCAAAAAATCACAAAATCAGCCTGAAGTGGTACCTCAAAAAACGGGTGCGATTAAAACGCACTAGAGAATGTTGAACCGTGCCTAATGTCAAAAAGCTTATGAGAACTAGATAATAAAAAAAGCTTTTGGTTCTTTCAATATCGCAGAGTGTTCTGCTATGGCTTCATCGCGCATATTATAGCGTTCATTAAAGATGGGTTTGTCATACAAGACCTCATCATTTTTCATTTCAAACACCATCGTTTCATAGACAGTTTTGTCACGATCATCATCAAACCACGAGTGGCGAACATTCATGCTGATGGTAGAGATTAAAAATTCTCTACCATCTACTTTTAATATATTTTTTAATTCCAATTCCCTCAAAGCATTCTCCTTTTAAAAGAAAAGTTTATTTATCATCACGATCATGACCGCAGCAGGGGCAATATATCGGATGGAAAAATACCAGAGATTAAACAATCGATCACTCATATATTTTGACATCGTCGCATGAACTTTATCACGCTCAATAACAAAACCGACAAAGATTGCAATAATCATACCACCTAGAGGTAATAATATGGCGGCACTGACAAAATCCATCAAATCAAACGCACCTTTTCCAAAATAAGTGAAATGCGCACCATACGCTTTGGTATTAGACAATACCGCCATCGTACCTAAGATATAGACAATCACAGCGATAATAATCAAAGCTTTAGACCGTGCCATTTTAAATCGGTTGATGAAAAATAAAGCGGTTGGTTCTACAATAGAAACAGCCGATGTAATCCCTGCAAATGCCAATGCTACAAAAAACAATAATGAAATCACATTACCCATCACGCCCATATGATGAAACAATGCCGGCAAAGAAATAAAGACAAGTCCCGGTCCTTGGGATGGTTTTTCTCCAAAGTGAAAAACAAAAGTAAAGATGATGATACCCGCAACCAATGCAATGAGTGTATCAATAAAAGCAACATAAAAAGATGATTTGACAATATTTTCACCTTTTGGCAATGAGGTCGCATACGTCATGATGGTTCCCATACCAAGAGAAAGGGTAAAAAATGCATGTCCCACGGCTTGAAGCAAAGAGCTTTGTGTGAGTTTATCCCACTCAGGATAGAATAAAAAGGTCAAAGACTTCTCAAATCCGGTATACGTCATCGAGTAGAAAAATAAAAATATCAAAATAAGAATCAACAGTGGCATCAAGATAAGATTCACACGTTCAATTCCTCGTTTGACCCCGCGTGCGACAATCCACATAGTCAAAAAGAATGCAATATTAAAAAATGCAAATTGCCCTTCCCAATCTCCTGAAACCATAGCTCCAAAGAGCTTTCCTGCCGCACCTACACTGATTGGCAATGTTGAAAATGAGAGTATAATGTATTTAAAAATCCAACCGATAACAATTGTATAAAATGAGAGTATTAAAACCCCGGTAAAGACCATAAATCCAGCATATTTCCAGATATGTCCATTGCGTGCAGCCAATGTTTCAAAAGCTGTGACGCCGTCTTCTCGTGTTGTTCTTCCCATGTAAACTTCTGCAATAAAGATAGAAAGTCCTATCAAAACCACGGTCAAAAGGTATATCAACACAAACGCGCCTCCACCATTTTGTCCTGCCATATATGGGAATTTCCATATGTTACCCAATCCCACAGCACTTCCTGCTGCAGCTAAAATAAATCCAACCCTACTAAATCTAGCTTTTTCCAACTGAAACTCCTCCCCAATATATAAAGCTTTGATTTTAGCTAAAATAGATAAAATCTCGATTAAAAAATCGACCATTACTTTCAATTAATCAAATAATATAAAAAATTTATATTTTATGTCAGTAACCTAGATGATTTTGCAAAAAAGAGGCTCTTTGTTGCCACTCTTTTGCTTTTGAGGTATTTTATCATCTTTTTACGCTCACGATGTTACCGTTTTTGTATCTTTTTTCATTTTAAATCACATCAATCCATTAAGACTTGTGCTTTATATAAAATTTAGCTATACTTTCTTCACAAAAGATAATTCAAGTTTATATCTTTGGTCTGCTTTATATTGATGACATCTTGTTCACAGTTAAATCCACCTAAAATAAAACTTTATATTAGATTTTAGACCACCACATTTTTTGTGGTGTATTCAACACAAAGGGAAAAAAATGGCAACATTAGTTAATGGAACAGTAAAATGGTTCAACAGTGAAAAAGGTTTTGGTTTTATCGAACGAGAAGATGGCGGCAAAGATGTATTTGTACACTTTAGACAAGTAAATAATCCAAACGGATACGGTAGAGTATCACTTGATGAAGGTCAAAAAGTAACTTTTGAAATTGGTGAAGGTGAAAAAGGCCCACAAGCAGAAAACGTTACTGCTGTATAATATTACAATTGAGTAGTCTTCGGACTGCTCAACCTCCTATAATCTCAATTTTTCTCCACACATCGTATCATATTTTCACACACATCTTAATATAAAATTTTAAAATCAAATTTTGCATAAAAAATGTACCCTTTATTAATAAAATGTATCTAAACTTTGGCTATAATATTTATAAGCACTTATAAAGCTATACAAAATATAACATATTAGGAGAGATCATGGAACATCATAAAAGCTTGTGCGATATTATAATTTTTGGAGGACACGGTGATTTGTCGTTTAGAAAACTACTACCGGCACTTTATCACCTTTATAAAGAAGCTTATTTATCCCCCGATAGCAGAATTGTCGTCATATCAAGACGCGACATGACACAGGCGAAGCATGTAGAGCTGCTGCGCTCAAAAATGAAAGAATTCTTGCGAGATGGCGAGTATGATGAGGAAATTTTTAGTGAATTTATCAAACGCATCGTCTTGTGTAACATTGACTTTGATAATGAAAAAAGTTTTGAACATCTCAAAAAAACGCTGGACAAAGAAGAAAAACGCGATCGTATTTACTATTTATCCACCTCTTCAGATTTTTTTGGCTCCATTTGTAAATCTTTAAGTGCCTTCAAATTAATCAAAAGCAACAGTCGTGTTGTCCTAGAAAAACCAATAGGACGCGACCTAGAATCCTCTCAATCCATCAATAAAGAAGTGCTGAAATATTTCAAAGAGAATCAAGTCTATCGTATTGACCACTATCTCGGTAAAGATACCGTGCAAAATATCTTGGCGCTACGATTTTCAAACCGATTTTTTATGCCGTTGTGGGATGCTAATAATATCGACCATGTTCAAATCACCGTCTCAGAGAGCGTCGGAGTAGAAGGTCGATGGGGATATTATGATGATTATGGTGCGCTTCGAGATATGATACAAAATCACCTCTTACAACTTCTGTGTTTGATTGCGATGGAGCCACCGTGTTCTTTGGCCTCAGATAGTATTCGAGATGAGAAAGTCAAAGTATTACATTCCCTTCGTAACATGACACCAGAAGATATCAGACAGCGAACCGTACGGGCACAATACAAAAGTGGCTCTATCAACGGAGAACCCGTAGTCGGCTATCTTGATGCTGAGGGAGCGGATAAAAATAGCAATACCGAAACCTTTGCCGCACTGCGCGTGGATATCGACAATTGGCGCTGGATTGGTGTGCCGTTTTATCTTAGAAGTGGCAAGCGTATGAGTAAGAAAAATTCTGAGATTGTGATTCAATTCAAAAAAATCCCCTACTCTATTTTTCCTAATAATGGCAATTGCATCACCGAAAATAAGCTAGTCATCACCCTGCAACCTAAAGAGAGTATTAGTCTGAAATTGATGAATAAAATACCGGAGATTACGGAACAAATGCGTCTGCAGCAAGTTGATTTAGAATTGAATGCTCCCAAAACCAATGTCGGAACAGCGGAGGCGTATCAACGTTTGATTTTGGATGTCATTCATGCCAATCCAACACTTTTTATGCGCTTAGATGAAGTCGAAGCCGCATGGAGATGGACGGATATTATTTTGGAAGGTTGGGCACAAAATTTTACAACGATGAAAACCTACAGCGCTGGTACAGACGGTCCGAGCGCTTCCATACAACTCATCGCACAAGATGCTAGAAGCTGGTATGATGAGTAATATTATCCATAAATACGACAATCAAGCGATGCTCCGAGAAGATTTGAGCTTAGATATTGCCACCAATCTCTCTGAAGCTATCAATCAAAAGGGAAAAGCGACCTTGATGGTCTCTGGGGGAAACACACCCAAAGCACTTTTTGAGAGTTTGAGCAACATCAACATTCCATGGGGACGTGTCAGCATTGGATTGTGTGATGAACGGTGGGTGAATCCAACGGATGATGCTAGCAACGAAAAGCTCGTCAAAACTCATCTACTTCAGCATAAAGCATCCAAAGCAAATTTTATAGGGATGTATCAAGATATGCCCATTGCTGAAGCCACTGACATATGTTCCCAAAAAGTCAAAACCCATTTGATGCCTTTTGATGTCATCATTTTGGGAATGGGAGATGATGGTCATACCGCATCTTTGTTTCCCCACAATAAAAAACTGGAATTTGCCTACACGCAAGAGCTAGAAAATCCCTGCATTGCTATCGAGCCGACAACTGCTCCTCATATGAGGATGAGTCTCACCAAAGCGGCTATTTTGAGTGCCCGACACATTTATCTGCATTTTGAAGGCAAAGAAAAAACAGCCATATTTCACAAAGCTTTAGAACATCATGATGAATTTGCAATGCCGATTCGAATCATCTTGAATCCAAACACTAAAGATATAAAGGTCTATTATCATGAATAAAACAATACAACAGGTTACTGACAATATTATAAAACGCTCTCAACCATATCGAACACTATACTTAGAGCGCATCCAAGAAGCAAAACGCCATGGCGTTATCAGAAAAAAACTCAGCTGTAGTAATCTCGCACATGCAATGGCAGCGATGAGCACGGATGAGAAATCTTCGATGTCCAATATGCAATCCCCCAATATCGCCATCGTCACTGCCTACAATGACATGCTTTCCGCTCACGAACCACTGCAAACTTATCCAGATATTATCAAAAAAGCACTTCACGAAAAAGGCGCAACCGCACAAGTCGCCAGTGGCGTTCCAGCGATGTGTGATGGGGTCACGCAATCACAACCGGGGATGGAGTTGAGCCTCTTTAGCCGAGATGTCATCGCCCAAGCCACAGCGATTGCGCTCTCGCACAATGCCTATGATGGGGCACTGTATCTTGGTGTTTGTGACAAGATTGTACCGGGTATGTTTATCGCAGCGATGACTTTCGGACATCTTCCGGCCACTTTTATCCCCGCAGGTCCGATGACTTCGGGAATCAGTAATGCCGAAAAAGCAAAAATCAGACAAGAATATGCCATCGGAAAAGTCACGCAAAAAGAGTTACTCAAGGCAGAATCAGCCTCGTATCATGATTGTGGTACGTGTACTTTTTATGGTACGGCTAATTCCAACCAAATGCTAATGGAAATGTTAGGATTACACCTACCTAATAGCTCCTTTATCAATGCAGACACGCCATTGAGAGAAGCACTCACGCGATATGGAGCTCAAAATATCCTCAATATGACGCAACTCACAGACAATTACAAACCCATCGCCGATATCATCGATGAGCGCAGTTTTGTCAATGCGATTGTCGGACTCATGGCCACAGGAGGATCAACCAATCATACGATTCACCTCATTGCGATGGCACGTTCAGCGGGTATTATCCTCAATTGGGACGATTTTGAAGCCATCTCAAAAGTAGTACCGCTTTTATGTAAAATGTATCCCAATGGCAGCGCTGATGTCAATGCGTTTCGAGAGGCAGGTGGTATGGCGACTGTCATCCATCAACTCTTATCGGCTGATTTATTACACGAAGATGTCACAACCATCATCGGAAAAGGATTGCGCCAATATGTGGTCGAACCACGACTTGAAGATGATACGGTCATCTTTGATGCGGGTTCTACGACATCAAGAAATCCTGATGTTATCTCCTCCATCGCCACCGCATTTAATCAAGAAGGTGGCTTGAAACTCATCAAAAGCAAAATCGGGCGCAGCATCATAAAAACCTCTGCATTAAAAGAGGAAAATCTACTCGTAGAAGCCAAAGCAGTAGTATTTGAATCACAAGATGCATTGCAAGCGGCCTTCAAAGCCGGTGAACTGAATAAAGATTTTGTCGCAATTGTCAAATACCAAGGGCCAAAAGCCAATGGAATGCCCGAACTCCACGGACTCATGCCACCGCTTGGAATTTTGCAAGATCGTGGTTTCAAAGTCGCCATCATCACAGATGGACGGATGTCTGGAGCAAGTGGTAAAGTACCAGCCGCCTTGCACATGACACCAGAAGCTCTTGCTGGGGGAAATCTTGATAAAATAAGAACCGGAGATAAGATACGATTTGATGTCAAAAAAGGTGAGATTTTAATACTTGTTAATGAAGAGGAATTTGACGCACGCGTGTATGAATCTCCACATTTAGAGAAAAATCATCACGGCTTTGGACGCGAATTATTTGCGGCAACTAGAGACAATGTGCACCAAGCAGAAGAAGGTGCGGGTATCTTTAACTTAATTGGTGAGGAAAAAGGATGACAACAAAAGAGATCATGGAAATTTCACCCATCGTTCCAGTCATTGCATTGGACGATGTGCAAAATGCTGTGCCTTTGGCTTTAGCTTTACTGGAAGCTGGAATTCACATTATGGAAGTCACACTGAGGACAGAAGATGGACTCAAAGCCATTGAAAAAATTGCCAAAATCGTCCCTCAAATGCAAGTAGGTGCCGGTACTGTTGTGAATAAAAAAGATTTCAGATATGCTATTGATGCGGGAGCATCGTTTGTCTTTTCTCCCGGAATTAACCAAGAATTGATGGATTATTCTATTAAAAAAGGGGTTACTTTTATTCCAGGTGTCGCAACCGCAAGTGACATCATGATGGCGCAAAACAATGGTTTTTATTATTGTAAACTCTTCCCAGCAACCACAGTCGGAGGGGTGAGTGCACTAAAATCATTTGCCGGTCCCTTTCCAAAGATGAAATTTTGCCCAACAGGGGGCATTAATCTTAAAAATGTCAAGGATTTTTTACAGCTTGATAATGTTCTGTGTGCCGGAGGAAGTTGGCTGGTTCCAAAATCTGCGATTCAAAACAAAGATTTCAACTTGATCACCCAACTCTCAAAAGAAGCACTAAACGCAATCACATAAGATTTTAGATACTATTGGTTATGAAATCACTCATCGCAATAG
This genomic window from Sulfurospirillum sp. 1612 contains:
- the pgl gene encoding 6-phosphogluconolactonase, giving the protein MSNIIHKYDNQAMLREDLSLDIATNLSEAINQKGKATLMVSGGNTPKALFESLSNINIPWGRVSIGLCDERWVNPTDDASNEKLVKTHLLQHKASKANFIGMYQDMPIAEATDICSQKVKTHLMPFDVIILGMGDDGHTASLFPHNKKLEFAYTQELENPCIAIEPTTAPHMRMSLTKAAILSARHIYLHFEGKEKTAIFHKALEHHDEFAMPIRIILNPNTKDIKVYYHE
- a CDS encoding sodium-dependent transporter, coding for MEKARFSRVGFILAAAGSAVGLGNIWKFPYMAGQNGGGAFVLIYLLTVVLIGLSIFIAEVYMGRTTREDGVTAFETLAARNGHIWKYAGFMVFTGVLILSFYTIVIGWIFKYIILSFSTLPISVGAAGKLFGAMVSGDWEGQFAFFNIAFFLTMWIVARGVKRGIERVNLILMPLLILILIFLFFYSMTYTGFEKSLTFLFYPEWDKLTQSSLLQAVGHAFFTLSLGMGTIMTYATSLPKGENIVKSSFYVAFIDTLIALVAGIIIFTFVFHFGEKPSQGPGLVFISLPALFHHMGVMGNVISLLFFVALAFAGITSAVSIVEPTALFFINRFKMARSKALIIIAVIVYILGTMAVLSNTKAYGAHFTYFGKGAFDLMDFVSAAILLPLGGMIIAIFVGFVIERDKVHATMSKYMSDRLFNLWYFSIRYIAPAAVMIVMINKLFF
- the eda gene encoding bifunctional 4-hydroxy-2-oxoglutarate aldolase/2-dehydro-3-deoxy-phosphogluconate aldolase — protein: MTTKEIMEISPIVPVIALDDVQNAVPLALALLEAGIHIMEVTLRTEDGLKAIEKIAKIVPQMQVGAGTVVNKKDFRYAIDAGASFVFSPGINQELMDYSIKKGVTFIPGVATASDIMMAQNNGFYYCKLFPATTVGGVSALKSFAGPFPKMKFCPTGGINLKNVKDFLQLDNVLCAGGSWLVPKSAIQNKDFNLITQLSKEALNAIT
- a CDS encoding cold-shock protein, yielding MATLVNGTVKWFNSEKGFGFIEREDGGKDVFVHFRQVNNPNGYGRVSLDEGQKVTFEIGEGEKGPQAENVTAV
- the zwf gene encoding glucose-6-phosphate dehydrogenase gives rise to the protein MEHHKSLCDIIIFGGHGDLSFRKLLPALYHLYKEAYLSPDSRIVVISRRDMTQAKHVELLRSKMKEFLRDGEYDEEIFSEFIKRIVLCNIDFDNEKSFEHLKKTLDKEEKRDRIYYLSTSSDFFGSICKSLSAFKLIKSNSRVVLEKPIGRDLESSQSINKEVLKYFKENQVYRIDHYLGKDTVQNILALRFSNRFFMPLWDANNIDHVQITVSESVGVEGRWGYYDDYGALRDMIQNHLLQLLCLIAMEPPCSLASDSIRDEKVKVLHSLRNMTPEDIRQRTVRAQYKSGSINGEPVVGYLDAEGADKNSNTETFAALRVDIDNWRWIGVPFYLRSGKRMSKKNSEIVIQFKKIPYSIFPNNGNCITENKLVITLQPKESISLKLMNKIPEITEQMRLQQVDLELNAPKTNVGTAEAYQRLILDVIHANPTLFMRLDEVEAAWRWTDIILEGWAQNFTTMKTYSAGTDGPSASIQLIAQDARSWYDE
- the edd gene encoding phosphogluconate dehydratase: MMNKTIQQVTDNIIKRSQPYRTLYLERIQEAKRHGVIRKKLSCSNLAHAMAAMSTDEKSSMSNMQSPNIAIVTAYNDMLSAHEPLQTYPDIIKKALHEKGATAQVASGVPAMCDGVTQSQPGMELSLFSRDVIAQATAIALSHNAYDGALYLGVCDKIVPGMFIAAMTFGHLPATFIPAGPMTSGISNAEKAKIRQEYAIGKVTQKELLKAESASYHDCGTCTFYGTANSNQMLMEMLGLHLPNSSFINADTPLREALTRYGAQNILNMTQLTDNYKPIADIIDERSFVNAIVGLMATGGSTNHTIHLIAMARSAGIILNWDDFEAISKVVPLLCKMYPNGSADVNAFREAGGMATVIHQLLSADLLHEDVTTIIGKGLRQYVVEPRLEDDTVIFDAGSTTSRNPDVISSIATAFNQEGGLKLIKSKIGRSIIKTSALKEENLLVEAKAVVFESQDALQAAFKAGELNKDFVAIVKYQGPKANGMPELHGLMPPLGILQDRGFKVAIITDGRMSGASGKVPAALHMTPEALAGGNLDKIRTGDKIRFDVKKGEILILVNEEEFDARVYESPHLEKNHHGFGRELFAATRDNVHQAEEGAGIFNLIGEEKG